In Cedecea neteri, a single genomic region encodes these proteins:
- the hflK gene encoding protease modulator HflK, whose product MPPTRLPEAELLPQALPARYSLAGAQARLAARAVFALTFLLFMMLLLALTVSILEPASRWVALLCSNAAALLLLVISLHAAQRICQWRSLKFSPPAEPSVQHEDVPKNPLLSWFTGLVPFNFARAEALFKAEGIWSGALAALTFYIALSGWSSRYVPLLDSNNRWIAVACLAGSVFVLLVAERHLSAVSKEASPEAGSIAPLLRLVMAVQLLSLPGLVWPQLNSALAINLPAVLVLLVAAEFMLRGLFSLFAPPGDGTTEPGLIPKSQLAAQLTWPPRPLGFLQQELHQRFGIDLRQVWAFTVLKRAFIPMVTLMLICGWLLTGVQQISATERGVYERFGRSVAVLEPGLHLGLPWPFGRVQLTENGQVHELAAGEDPASQAPAKRADAEGPAPASADRLWDATHNFDKAQIIASQSGDRQSLQIVNSDVRFMWRIGLSDKAALAATYRAVNLSELVRSTANQVLVHQFSSLTLDDVLSERRDDLAGQINQAVQQQLDSLHSGVEILSTVVEAIHPPAGAADAFHGVQAAQIAAQSLILREQGSAAEKAALAATNAAVRENTAQVNATEALSEAQATATRFAAQKNAYQQAGQIFIDELWFKQLQQALSGRPLLVIDQRIGAGSPPTLDLRDFPTSTDAARRDAPAKPAQELSR is encoded by the coding sequence ATGCCACCTACCCGGTTACCCGAAGCTGAACTGCTGCCTCAGGCGCTGCCCGCTCGCTATTCGCTGGCCGGCGCGCAGGCCCGACTCGCCGCCCGCGCGGTGTTCGCCTTAACCTTCTTGCTGTTTATGATGCTCCTGCTGGCGCTGACGGTCAGTATTCTGGAGCCGGCTTCCCGCTGGGTCGCTTTATTGTGCAGCAATGCCGCCGCGCTTTTGTTATTGGTCATTTCACTGCACGCGGCGCAGCGTATTTGCCAGTGGCGAAGCCTTAAATTTTCCCCACCGGCTGAGCCTTCGGTTCAGCATGAAGATGTGCCAAAGAACCCGCTTTTGAGCTGGTTCACGGGTCTGGTGCCGTTCAATTTTGCCCGGGCTGAAGCTTTGTTTAAGGCGGAGGGCATCTGGTCCGGGGCGCTTGCCGCGCTGACGTTCTATATTGCGCTTTCTGGCTGGAGTAGCCGCTACGTTCCGCTGTTGGACAGTAATAACCGCTGGATTGCGGTGGCCTGCCTGGCAGGATCCGTCTTTGTGTTGCTGGTGGCTGAACGGCATCTCAGTGCGGTGTCGAAAGAGGCCTCCCCGGAAGCCGGGTCGATAGCGCCGCTGCTGCGCCTGGTGATGGCGGTACAGCTTCTGAGTTTACCGGGACTTGTCTGGCCACAACTTAACAGTGCACTGGCGATAAACTTGCCTGCTGTTCTGGTGCTGTTGGTTGCCGCCGAGTTTATGCTGCGCGGGCTGTTCTCTCTGTTTGCGCCCCCCGGAGACGGTACGACAGAACCAGGGCTGATTCCCAAAAGCCAGCTGGCCGCCCAGCTAACCTGGCCGCCGCGCCCGCTCGGGTTTTTACAGCAGGAGCTGCACCAGCGGTTTGGCATCGACCTTCGCCAGGTCTGGGCTTTCACCGTCCTGAAGCGCGCGTTTATCCCGATGGTGACCCTGATGCTGATCTGCGGCTGGCTGCTGACCGGGGTGCAGCAAATTTCAGCCACCGAACGTGGCGTGTATGAGCGCTTTGGCCGCTCTGTGGCGGTGCTTGAACCGGGGCTGCATCTGGGGCTGCCCTGGCCGTTTGGTCGGGTACAGTTGACCGAAAATGGCCAGGTACATGAGCTGGCGGCTGGGGAAGATCCGGCCAGCCAGGCTCCGGCAAAACGCGCCGACGCCGAAGGCCCCGCGCCCGCCAGCGCCGACAGACTGTGGGACGCCACCCACAACTTCGACAAAGCACAAATCATCGCCAGCCAAAGTGGGGATCGGCAAAGCTTGCAGATCGTTAACAGCGACGTGCGTTTTATGTGGCGTATTGGCCTGAGCGACAAAGCCGCACTGGCGGCGACCTACCGGGCGGTAAACCTGTCCGAACTGGTGCGCAGCACCGCAAATCAGGTGTTGGTTCATCAGTTCTCGTCTTTAACGCTGGACGATGTCCTGAGCGAGCGGCGTGACGACCTGGCCGGGCAGATTAACCAGGCCGTGCAGCAGCAGCTGGATAGCCTGCACAGCGGCGTGGAAATTCTTTCTACCGTCGTGGAGGCGATTCATCCGCCTGCCGGCGCGGCCGATGCCTTTCATGGCGTGCAGGCCGCGCAGATTGCCGCCCAGTCGCTGATCCTGCGGGAGCAGGGAAGTGCGGCCGAAAAAGCCGCGCTTGCCGCGACCAATGCCGCAGTGCGTGAGAACACGGCGCAGGTCAATGCCACCGAAGCGTTAAGCGAAGCTCAGGCAACGGCCACCCGCTTTGCCGCGCAGAAAAACGCGTACCAGCAGGCCGGACAGATCTTTATCGACGAGCTTTGGTTTAAACAGCTTCAGCAGGCGCTCAGCGGCCGCCCGTTATTGGTCATTGACCAGCGAATTGGTGCCGGTTCGCCGCCCACGCTCGATCTGCGTGATTTCCCTACTTCTACCGATGCGGCGCGGCGTGACGCGCCCGCTAAACCCGCACAGGAGCTTTCCCGGTGA
- the mlaA gene encoding phospholipid-binding lipoprotein MlaA, with protein MNFRLTGLALATTVLVGCASSGSQQPQGRSDPLEGFNRSMFNFNYNVLDPYVLRPVAVAWRDYVPVPARNGLSNFTSNLEEPATMVNYFVQGDPYQGMVHFTRFFLNTLLGMGGFIDVAGMANPKLQRVEPHRFGSTLGHYDVGYGPYVMLPGYGSFTLREDGGDFVDTLYPVLSWLTWPMSIGKWAVEGVETRAQLLDSDGLLRQSADPYITVREAYFQRHDFLANGGQLKPEANPNAAAIQDDLKDIDSQ; from the coding sequence ATGAATTTCCGCCTGACCGGACTTGCTCTGGCAACAACGGTATTAGTGGGATGTGCCAGTTCTGGGAGCCAGCAGCCTCAGGGGCGTTCGGACCCGCTCGAAGGGTTCAACCGTTCAATGTTCAACTTCAACTACAACGTGCTGGACCCGTATGTTCTGCGTCCGGTGGCCGTAGCGTGGCGTGACTATGTGCCGGTGCCAGCGCGCAACGGCCTGAGCAACTTCACCAGCAACCTCGAAGAGCCCGCCACGATGGTGAACTACTTCGTGCAGGGCGATCCGTACCAGGGGATGGTACACTTTACGCGTTTCTTCCTGAACACCCTGCTGGGGATGGGCGGCTTCATCGACGTGGCCGGAATGGCTAATCCTAAACTTCAGCGCGTCGAGCCTCACCGCTTCGGCAGCACGCTGGGCCATTACGACGTAGGCTACGGCCCTTATGTGATGTTACCGGGCTACGGCAGCTTCACGCTGCGTGAAGACGGCGGTGACTTCGTCGATACCCTGTATCCGGTGCTATCCTGGCTGACCTGGCCGATGTCCATCGGTAAATGGGCGGTTGAAGGCGTCGAAACGCGTGCTCAATTGCTGGATTCCGACGGCCTGCTGCGCCAGTCTGCCGATCCTTACATCACCGTGCGTGAAGCCTACTTCCAGCGCCATGACTTCCTGGCCAACGGCGGCCAGCTTAAGCCAGAGGCGAATCCGAACGCGGCGGCGATTCAGGATGACCTGAAAGATATCGACTCCCAGTAA